One genomic segment of Catalinimonas alkaloidigena includes these proteins:
- a CDS encoding TlpA family protein disulfide reductase gives MNTKKIITIAILAISIIGMVYLFAFDKPANKAEPHTEVIETQHTVQQNTSELINAEGEQLNFADFKGKVVFINNWASWCRPCIAEMPTIEKLKQEFSEEDLAFVMVSFDQDPNKGLEWMQKKEFDLPVYFPGQEYPQAYLTDIIPASFILDKEGKLVHTQMGMADYSSPEFIEQMKAWINQ, from the coding sequence ATGAATACTAAAAAAATAATTACAATCGCAATACTAGCCATCAGCATTATAGGAATGGTCTATCTATTCGCATTTGACAAACCGGCTAATAAAGCAGAACCTCATACTGAGGTGATTGAAACACAACATACAGTGCAGCAAAATACATCTGAGTTAATCAACGCTGAAGGTGAACAGCTTAACTTTGCTGACTTTAAAGGTAAAGTGGTATTTATCAACAACTGGGCAAGCTGGTGCCGACCCTGTATTGCTGAGATGCCTACTATTGAGAAGCTAAAGCAAGAATTTAGTGAGGAGGACTTAGCCTTTGTCATGGTGTCCTTTGATCAGGATCCTAACAAAGGGTTAGAATGGATGCAGAAAAAAGAATTTGACCTCCCGGTTTACTTTCCCGGACAAGAGTATCCTCAGGCGTACTTGACGGATATCATTCCCGCATCCTTTATACTGGACAAAGAAGGAAAATTAGTGCATACGCAAATGGGAATGGCAGACTACAGCAGTCCGGAATTTATTGAACAAATGAAAGCGTGGATCAATCAGTAA
- a CDS encoding sulfatase: MNRTFLFTCCLCLSLHTLWAQSGEQDLTMERIPDVQPKNVIFILSDDHRFDFMGFTGKVPWLETPNMDRMAAEGAYFPNTFVTTSLCSPSRASILTGQFSHTHTVVDNSAPAPEDLIYFPEYLQEAGYQTGFFGKWHMGGDEDDPRPGFDHWESFKGQGVYYNPTLNINGERKSYGDSTYITDLLTEHAVEWLKNREEEKPFFLYLSHKAVHGDFIPARRHMGKYENEEIVLPPSFFTSAQPVKGKSNPYGLPRYTGTTNNVEEKVDYPQGFLDERAAKADAFTEPARGEAYYGEFRTPDWQKMQRESWHGVDYMYHGRMDYETFYKRYCETLLGVDESVGAVLDYLEEQGLAESTLVIYMGDNGFSFGEHGLIDKRHFYEESVKVPFLVRYPEVLEGNQIIDKMIQNIDVAPTILELAGVQKPEQMQGQSIMHILKGEEVDWRDRIFYEYYWENAYPQTPTMHGVRTDRYKLIRYHGVWDTNELYDLQEDPYEMHNLYGSEEHQELIEQLTTEVYDWLEGTGGMQIPLKRSGGRYGDHRNPVEFE, from the coding sequence ATGAACCGGACTTTTTTATTTACATGCTGCCTTTGCCTCAGCCTGCATACGCTTTGGGCGCAATCAGGCGAGCAGGATTTGACCATGGAACGAATACCTGATGTTCAACCCAAAAACGTGATTTTTATCCTGAGCGATGATCACCGCTTTGACTTCATGGGGTTTACGGGCAAAGTGCCCTGGCTGGAAACGCCCAACATGGACCGAATGGCTGCTGAAGGCGCTTATTTTCCTAACACTTTTGTGACGACTTCGCTCTGTTCTCCCAGCCGGGCATCTATCCTGACAGGGCAGTTTTCTCACACCCATACCGTAGTGGATAATTCTGCTCCCGCGCCTGAAGACCTGATCTATTTCCCTGAGTATTTGCAGGAAGCAGGTTATCAGACTGGCTTTTTTGGAAAGTGGCATATGGGGGGTGACGAAGATGACCCCCGTCCCGGCTTTGACCACTGGGAGAGTTTCAAAGGGCAGGGGGTATACTATAATCCTACGCTGAACATTAATGGCGAAAGAAAAAGTTATGGTGACTCTACCTATATCACTGATCTGCTTACTGAGCACGCAGTTGAGTGGCTGAAGAACAGGGAGGAAGAAAAACCTTTTTTTCTGTATCTCTCCCATAAAGCTGTTCATGGGGATTTTATCCCGGCCCGGCGACATATGGGGAAATACGAAAATGAAGAAATCGTATTACCTCCCTCATTCTTTACCTCTGCCCAGCCGGTCAAAGGAAAGAGCAACCCTTATGGTTTGCCTCGTTATACCGGCACCACCAATAATGTAGAAGAAAAAGTAGATTATCCTCAGGGTTTCCTGGATGAGAGAGCCGCTAAAGCCGATGCTTTTACAGAACCTGCCCGTGGAGAAGCGTATTATGGAGAGTTCAGAACACCTGACTGGCAGAAGATGCAGCGCGAGAGCTGGCACGGGGTTGACTACATGTATCATGGCCGTATGGATTATGAAACCTTCTATAAAAGATATTGCGAGACCTTGCTGGGGGTAGATGAAAGTGTAGGGGCAGTGTTGGATTACCTGGAAGAGCAGGGGCTGGCAGAATCCACCCTGGTGATTTACATGGGAGATAACGGTTTTTCTTTCGGGGAACATGGCCTGATTGACAAACGCCATTTTTATGAAGAGTCTGTAAAAGTCCCCTTCTTGGTGAGATACCCTGAAGTATTGGAAGGTAATCAGATCATTGATAAGATGATACAAAATATAGATGTAGCGCCAACCATTCTGGAACTGGCAGGCGTGCAGAAGCCTGAACAGATGCAGGGACAGTCTATCATGCATATCCTAAAAGGAGAAGAGGTAGACTGGAGAGACCGGATCTTTTATGAATATTACTGGGAGAATGCTTATCCTCAGACTCCTACCATGCATGGGGTACGAACAGACAGGTACAAACTCATTCGCTACCACGGCGTATGGGATACCAATGAGTTGTATGATTTGCAGGAAGACCCTTATGAGATGCATAACCTATACGGCAGTGAAGAACATCAGGAACTGATTGAGCAGCTTACTACTGAGGTGTATGACTGGCTGGAAGGAACCGGAGGCATGCAGATTCCCCTGAAACGTTCAGGCGGACGCTACGGTGACCATCGTAACCCGGTTGAGTTTGAATAA
- a CDS encoding sensor histidine kinase produces MITFLKERFIIFTPKMADAIVSQYTFPHLKEYGKFLLANCLEETAIESIKISRALNVPLLKLFDHLSEEQFINFSKQTLQEFFEQLSNDQAFESTKETLQQWKSGTHPLVGKDKVQAADITLVYHVRKLLLLNFLPEYTSEPEVILSVAKELEIFYAGIEQITFQMFLDLRKEEQDKYHKEIQHHQKELDDKNKELASALEELQAAEEQLIEANTALEDKIKIRTQELHQREQQIQLITDSLPVLISYVDSKERYRFNNKAYEKWFSCTRTEVYGKKVENVLGTSAYLEVKDTIHKVLHGETIYLETKLNYKNAGQKHVSVHYIPHRVGKNVEGFFALVTDISEQRKTQEALEKACAQLKTINTDLDNFIYTASHDLKNPILNVESIMLMLKAHLEDKLGARENTLLSMVDNSIQKLKQTIYDLTEITKIQKDIESEGEMLFFERIFNSVKEDIQTDIDQSQALIKEEFLVKEILYPRNNLRSILYNLLSNAIKYRDPERPVEIGIKTYEEDGYIILSIEDNGLGLSEKQQTKLFTMFKRMHSHIKGTGIGLYMIKRIIENRGGKIEVHSKLGHGTTFKVYFLSVHEDEKFSQIKKLI; encoded by the coding sequence TTGATCACTTTCCTTAAAGAAAGATTTATTATCTTTACACCCAAAATGGCTGACGCTATTGTCTCTCAGTATACTTTTCCTCATTTGAAAGAATATGGCAAATTTCTTTTGGCAAATTGCCTGGAAGAAACAGCCATTGAAAGCATCAAGATATCCAGAGCGCTGAACGTCCCTCTGCTAAAGCTTTTTGATCATCTTTCTGAGGAACAGTTTATAAACTTCTCAAAACAAACGCTTCAGGAATTTTTTGAGCAGTTATCCAATGATCAAGCTTTTGAAAGTACAAAAGAAACGCTCCAGCAGTGGAAATCAGGCACCCATCCGCTTGTAGGCAAAGATAAAGTACAGGCTGCCGATATTACGCTGGTATATCACGTTCGGAAGCTTCTTCTGCTCAACTTTCTTCCTGAGTACACGTCTGAGCCGGAAGTGATCCTTTCGGTTGCCAAAGAACTTGAAATATTCTATGCTGGCATTGAACAGATTACCTTCCAGATGTTTCTGGATCTTCGTAAAGAGGAGCAGGATAAATATCATAAAGAAATTCAGCATCACCAGAAGGAGCTGGATGATAAAAATAAAGAGTTAGCCAGTGCTTTAGAAGAGCTTCAGGCTGCGGAAGAACAATTAATTGAGGCAAATACTGCTTTAGAGGACAAGATAAAAATACGTACGCAAGAACTACATCAAAGAGAACAGCAAATACAGCTTATTACTGATTCTTTACCCGTACTTATCTCCTATGTAGATTCAAAAGAAAGATATCGTTTTAATAATAAAGCTTATGAAAAATGGTTTAGCTGTACTCGCACTGAAGTGTATGGAAAAAAAGTAGAGAATGTTTTGGGAACATCTGCTTATCTGGAAGTAAAGGATACCATACACAAAGTGCTGCACGGGGAAACGATCTATCTTGAAACCAAATTAAATTACAAGAACGCAGGGCAAAAGCATGTATCTGTTCATTATATACCGCATAGGGTAGGAAAAAACGTAGAAGGTTTTTTTGCTTTGGTTACTGATATCTCAGAGCAGAGAAAGACACAGGAGGCATTAGAAAAAGCATGTGCCCAGTTAAAGACTATCAATACCGATCTGGATAACTTTATCTACACCGCTTCTCACGATCTTAAAAATCCGATTTTAAATGTTGAAAGCATCATGTTAATGCTGAAAGCACATTTGGAAGACAAACTGGGTGCTCGTGAAAATACTCTGCTCTCAATGGTAGACAATTCTATCCAGAAGCTGAAACAAACCATTTATGATCTTACAGAAATCACCAAGATTCAGAAGGATATAGAAAGTGAAGGTGAAATGCTTTTCTTTGAAAGGATATTCAATAGTGTAAAAGAAGATATTCAAACAGATATTGATCAATCGCAGGCGTTGATCAAAGAAGAGTTTCTTGTAAAGGAGATCTTATATCCCAGGAATAATCTGAGAAGTATCCTATATAATCTTCTCAGCAATGCGATCAAATACCGGGATCCGGAACGGCCGGTTGAGATTGGGATAAAGACATATGAAGAAGATGGATATATTATTCTAAGCATAGAAGATAATGGGCTGGGCTTGAGCGAAAAGCAGCAAACCAAACTCTTCACCATGTTTAAAAGAATGCACAGCCATATCAAAGGTACAGGTATAGGTCTGTATATGATCAAAAGAATCATTGAAAACAGAGGGGGGAAAATTGAGGTTCACAGTAAATTAGGCCATGGAACTACCTTTAAAGTTTATTTCCTTTCTGTTCATGAAGATGAGAAATTTAGCCAGATCAAAAAGTTGATTTAA
- a CDS encoding TolC family protein — protein MVYKYMLMFCAVCLVGQAPLQAQDSLSLVQLWEKSIEGYPSLSAEDAALQQATIDQRLTRNQYLPQIQFQAQSTIGSYQGNSAAFFPLPGFFNVNGNANSIAQPASNLVSSAVLNWEFFRFGRHKKSVEAAMLQVDRASASLDAEQLHLQSQLTHAYIKLLYHQQMLRWAGTNSQRLEDLLEVTRSLAQSGLSAGADSLLIKSSLLQAKADQENWDGEKKSSKILLSKWIDTPERSFVIKQKSFFASLSALPSEGELNTEGHPLLRVRQAQQNYAEKQYEIARRRIFPTVSLLAGAQLKGRAVLKGEGANESWSDAYQAPTHNYLIGLGLSWNLSHLYNQKLLNSRYLEQINIQEAAWEEEKLDLNAQYHSSVQQIQRQRERIEDADQAYQNALQAYELFEVRYSSGLISLTELLQIQQILQQADKSRIQAYYEYWMTAIALADAQADFSFLAEIFN, from the coding sequence ATGGTATATAAATATATGCTGATGTTCTGTGCGGTCTGCCTTGTCGGTCAGGCTCCACTACAGGCCCAGGACTCTCTTTCCCTTGTTCAGCTATGGGAAAAGTCAATAGAGGGTTATCCCAGCCTGAGTGCTGAAGATGCAGCACTGCAGCAGGCAACTATTGATCAGCGACTTACCCGAAATCAATATCTACCTCAAATACAATTTCAGGCGCAGAGCACAATTGGAAGCTACCAGGGGAACTCTGCTGCTTTTTTTCCGCTTCCTGGCTTTTTTAACGTCAACGGGAATGCCAACAGTATTGCTCAGCCCGCTAGCAATTTGGTAAGCTCAGCCGTGCTCAACTGGGAGTTTTTCCGTTTCGGACGACATAAAAAATCCGTGGAAGCAGCCATGCTACAAGTAGATCGAGCCAGTGCAAGCCTGGATGCTGAGCAGCTACACCTTCAAAGCCAGCTTACTCACGCTTATATCAAATTACTGTACCACCAGCAAATGCTGAGATGGGCTGGCACCAACAGCCAGAGGTTAGAAGATCTGCTTGAAGTCACGCGAAGTTTGGCTCAATCAGGCTTATCAGCCGGTGCGGATTCCTTATTAATCAAAAGCTCTCTATTACAGGCAAAGGCTGATCAGGAAAACTGGGATGGAGAAAAAAAGTCCAGTAAGATCCTATTATCAAAATGGATAGATACTCCTGAGCGAAGCTTTGTGATAAAACAAAAAAGTTTCTTTGCATCCCTATCTGCACTGCCCTCAGAGGGGGAATTAAACACAGAAGGCCATCCCCTGCTCCGTGTGAGACAAGCGCAGCAAAACTACGCTGAAAAGCAATATGAAATAGCAAGAAGAAGAATTTTTCCTACTGTTTCCTTGCTTGCCGGAGCGCAGCTCAAAGGCAGGGCAGTACTCAAGGGAGAAGGGGCAAACGAATCATGGTCTGATGCCTATCAGGCACCCACTCATAATTACCTCATAGGTCTCGGCTTGAGCTGGAACCTGAGTCACCTTTATAACCAGAAGCTACTGAATAGCCGATACCTGGAACAAATCAACATCCAGGAGGCAGCATGGGAAGAAGAGAAATTAGATCTAAATGCCCAATATCATTCTTCTGTACAGCAAATACAAAGACAGAGGGAAAGGATAGAGGATGCTGACCAGGCCTATCAAAATGCACTGCAGGCCTATGAGCTTTTTGAAGTTCGTTATAGCAGTGGACTCATTAGCCTGACTGAGCTACTACAGATCCAGCAAATTCTCCAGCAGGCCGACAAAAGCAGAATCCAGGCTTACTACGAATACTGGATGACAGCTATCGCACTTGCTGATGCACAGGCCGACTTTTCGTTTCTGGCTGAAATTTTCAACTAA
- a CDS encoding efflux RND transporter permease subunit, with protein sequence MNIIRLALRNPIAVMVTVIAIAYFSVITIRNIKVDIFPNIESPAIYIAMPYGGLSPAYMDGFMANQFQKVLIFVSGVKDLEFKSVQGLSLMKLTFYPETDMAQAAAEVATQVSRAMAFLPPGAVPPQVVRFDASAQPVGQLVFESPQHSIGELQNMVISRIRPMFVNIPGITAPAPFGGNARTMVVNVDQELMHAHGITAEEVMTSIAQNNFPSPAGNVQIEDQNLMSPVNTLALDAEEFLNIPVRKGSGPTVFIKDIASVTDGSDKTSAYALVNGKRTVYLPIIKKADASTLAAVNNLKEALPMLEETLPEEVKVSYVFDQSGYIESALNNLVHEGVLGALLTGLMVLLFLGDKRGALIVVLTIPIAILSAVILLYLFGQTINIMTLSGLALSIGILVDEATVTIENIHQHFEQHKPKARAILDALLEISLPKLLILLCILAVLTPSLMMAGIPKDMFLPLSMAVGFAMIVSFLASQTFIPVLANWIMKNKHVQGEKKAARTRFDRFRIRYTLLIRKWQRHAPKVIGVYTLVVIGLISWGLLTIGTDILPPSDTKDLQMRIQAPQGVSLSKSENYLLEVENLIRKEVGEEHIRITSAFVGMHSPNTPINPIFLFTSGSHESVLQVSVDGDTYEGSMNELKERIRAGVEEQFPEVQITFEPIELVEKIMSQGATTPISVKVLGKNLDEAKAYAMKVKKELEDIDYLRDVHIAEAVNYPSISIDVDRERAAQFGLSVREVSTALTTATSSTRYVNKNMWVDPKSGLVFQVQVQLPEVEVQSINDLRTLPLKAGSLHPVLEDVATIQHSDEPGQVNRQGPNRYVTLVANTHQVDLGTASKAVQQAIKDAGDPPRGLIVKAVGAVEILEETLSSLQAGLLVAVVVIFLMLTAYYQSFVVSALILSVVPAVIGGSLSVLLLSGSTLNLQSYMGIIMSVGVSVANAVLIINQAEEYRLQRRISALHAARLAVSSRLRPILMTASAMIAGMIPMAIGMGDGGGQVAPLGQAVIGGLIFSSLTALLVLPHLYALVRKNASYQSKSLYPDDANYQLTHA encoded by the coding sequence ATGAATATTATCAGATTGGCACTGAGAAATCCGATCGCTGTCATGGTAACAGTCATTGCGATTGCCTATTTCTCTGTCATTACCATCAGGAATATTAAAGTAGACATCTTTCCCAATATTGAGTCTCCAGCCATTTACATAGCCATGCCTTATGGAGGGCTGTCTCCTGCCTATATGGATGGCTTTATGGCTAATCAGTTTCAGAAAGTACTCATTTTTGTAAGTGGGGTAAAAGACCTGGAATTTAAGAGTGTGCAGGGGCTTAGCCTGATGAAGCTGACCTTTTATCCGGAAACGGATATGGCTCAGGCAGCGGCTGAAGTAGCCACTCAGGTTTCAAGAGCTATGGCCTTTTTGCCACCGGGAGCTGTACCTCCTCAGGTCGTACGTTTTGATGCGAGTGCCCAGCCGGTAGGCCAGCTGGTCTTTGAAAGTCCTCAGCATTCTATTGGAGAATTACAGAACATGGTCATCAGTCGTATCCGGCCTATGTTTGTGAATATTCCCGGGATCACCGCGCCAGCTCCCTTTGGGGGTAATGCCCGCACAATGGTGGTTAACGTAGATCAGGAACTGATGCACGCTCATGGTATTACAGCAGAAGAGGTCATGACTTCTATTGCGCAGAATAACTTTCCATCACCGGCAGGCAATGTTCAGATTGAGGATCAAAACCTGATGAGTCCGGTCAATACTTTGGCTCTTGATGCTGAAGAGTTTCTGAATATCCCTGTCCGCAAAGGCAGTGGACCTACGGTTTTTATCAAAGACATCGCCTCCGTGACCGATGGGTCAGACAAAACATCGGCTTATGCACTGGTCAATGGTAAACGGACTGTATACCTGCCTATCATTAAAAAAGCAGATGCCTCCACGCTGGCAGCAGTGAATAATCTTAAAGAAGCCCTGCCCATGCTGGAAGAGACTCTGCCGGAAGAAGTGAAGGTAAGCTATGTATTTGACCAGTCGGGCTACATAGAGAGTGCCCTCAACAACCTGGTACATGAAGGAGTGCTGGGTGCATTGCTGACCGGACTGATGGTACTGCTCTTTTTAGGTGACAAAAGGGGGGCATTGATCGTAGTGCTTACCATACCGATTGCTATCCTTTCAGCAGTCATTCTGCTCTACCTCTTCGGACAGACGATCAACATCATGACGCTGAGTGGGCTGGCGCTGTCTATCGGAATACTGGTAGATGAAGCGACAGTTACCATAGAAAATATTCACCAGCACTTTGAGCAGCATAAACCCAAGGCACGAGCCATACTGGATGCTCTACTGGAAATCTCTCTACCCAAGCTTTTGATTCTCCTCTGTATTCTGGCAGTATTAACGCCTTCTCTGATGATGGCTGGCATTCCTAAAGATATGTTTTTGCCACTGTCAATGGCGGTAGGTTTTGCTATGATCGTCTCTTTTCTGGCATCTCAAACTTTTATACCGGTACTGGCTAACTGGATCATGAAAAACAAACATGTACAGGGTGAGAAAAAAGCGGCCCGTACACGCTTTGACAGATTCAGAATTCGTTATACGCTACTCATCAGAAAATGGCAGCGGCATGCTCCTAAAGTGATAGGCGTATACACTTTAGTTGTAATTGGGCTGATCTCCTGGGGGCTCCTTACCATTGGTACCGATATACTGCCTCCCAGCGATACTAAGGATTTGCAGATGCGGATACAGGCACCTCAGGGAGTGAGTTTATCCAAGTCCGAAAATTATTTGCTGGAGGTTGAAAATCTCATCCGAAAGGAAGTAGGTGAAGAACATATTCGAATTACATCTGCATTCGTGGGTATGCATTCTCCTAATACCCCCATCAACCCCATCTTCCTTTTCACCAGCGGTTCTCACGAGTCTGTATTGCAGGTTTCAGTTGATGGAGACACTTATGAGGGAAGCATGAATGAGCTGAAAGAAAGAATAAGGGCAGGGGTTGAAGAACAGTTTCCTGAAGTTCAGATTACCTTTGAACCCATTGAGCTGGTAGAGAAAATTATGAGTCAGGGTGCCACTACGCCTATTTCCGTCAAAGTACTGGGCAAAAACCTGGACGAGGCGAAAGCTTATGCCATGAAAGTGAAGAAAGAGCTTGAGGACATTGACTACTTGCGTGACGTGCATATTGCTGAAGCTGTCAACTACCCCAGTATCTCCATTGATGTAGACCGGGAAAGGGCAGCCCAGTTTGGCTTGAGTGTGCGTGAGGTTAGTACTGCTTTAACCACCGCCACCTCCTCTACCCGCTATGTCAATAAAAACATGTGGGTTGACCCAAAATCAGGACTGGTATTTCAGGTGCAGGTTCAATTGCCAGAGGTGGAGGTACAGTCCATCAACGATCTGCGTACTTTACCGTTAAAAGCGGGCAGCTTGCATCCGGTGCTGGAAGATGTGGCTACCATACAACATTCCGATGAACCAGGGCAAGTCAACCGACAGGGGCCAAACCGCTATGTGACGCTGGTCGCCAATACCCATCAGGTTGATTTGGGAACTGCCTCCAAAGCAGTACAGCAAGCCATTAAAGATGCGGGAGATCCTCCCCGCGGACTGATCGTGAAAGCTGTTGGCGCGGTAGAAATTCTGGAAGAAACGCTGAGCAGCTTACAGGCCGGATTGCTAGTCGCTGTCGTTGTGATCTTCCTGATGCTTACGGCCTATTATCAGTCCTTTGTCGTTTCCGCTTTGATCCTTTCCGTAGTTCCTGCCGTCATTGGCGGTAGCCTGTCAGTCCTTCTGCTGAGCGGCAGCACCCTCAACCTACAATCCTACATGGGCATCATCATGTCGGTAGGTGTTTCTGTAGCCAATGCCGTCCTCATCATCAATCAGGCAGAAGAATACAGATTACAAAGAAGGATCAGCGCATTGCATGCTGCCCGTTTGGCAGTTTCTTCCCGCTTACGACCCATACTGATGACTGCCTCAGCCATGATTGCCGGAATGATTCCTATGGCTATTGGCATGGGTGATGGAGGCGGACAGGTAGCGCCCTTAGGACAAGCTGTCATTGGAGGGCTTATTTTTTCTTCCCTTACAGCTTTGCTGGTATTGCCACACCTTTATGCCCTGGTGAGAAAAAATGCCTCTTACCAAAGTAAATCCTTATATCCTGATGATGCTAATTATCAATTAACACATGCATAA
- a CDS encoding DsrE family protein — MKKIIILFIAFTSTVMSTNAQQTAKEQVVDTKKHQVVMQVTQGDSLFQLSVISQLKNIKKALPKAEIEVVCHSQGLPMLVKNQTKVAKHIEELSQQNVTFAACENTMQRHKIKKSDLLPQATTVPSGLVEIILKQEAGWSYVKGGI, encoded by the coding sequence ATGAAAAAAATCATCATTTTATTCATCGCATTCACTAGTACAGTCATGAGCACGAATGCCCAGCAAACCGCAAAAGAGCAGGTGGTAGATACAAAAAAGCATCAGGTAGTGATGCAGGTCACACAAGGAGACTCTCTTTTTCAATTATCAGTAATTAGTCAGTTGAAAAATATCAAAAAAGCATTGCCTAAGGCTGAAATTGAAGTGGTCTGCCACAGCCAGGGATTGCCTATGCTGGTCAAAAACCAGACAAAAGTAGCCAAACACATTGAAGAGCTCAGCCAGCAAAACGTTACTTTCGCTGCCTGCGAAAATACAATGCAGCGGCATAAGATCAAGAAAAGCGATCTGCTGCCGCAGGCTACCACGGTACCTTCCGGACTGGTAGAGATCATTCTCAAACAGGAAGCAGGCTGGTCGTATGTGAAAGGTGGAATCTAG
- a CDS encoding efflux RND transporter periplasmic adaptor subunit: MMKRNILSILPVIVLIAGCSSQGAEEQQENKEEKSITQTVQTVAVKKKQPVYTLSLPGELHPYEEVALYAKLRGFVKKIHVDRGSEVKKGQLLAVLDAPEITQQYIAAKAKQREVNEQINYSLQAYRRLQQAAQKKGAVASIELEEAKARLMRDSAAYLALQAEMEAAQQLKDYAYITAPFDGVITDRKVSPGALVGENSKPLFALSQQDKLRLTVAIPEKHARALNDSSQVTFTVSGQPGKTFSTSMSRSSTIINPEHRALMVEFDIDNQNHQLSGGEYAQVQLALRRPQPSLQLPASSIVQSQNKVYVARVENQTIQHIVVERGISQDSFVEVFGNLEEKDEVVLEASEEMREGMKVQTDQVEINND; the protein is encoded by the coding sequence ATGATGAAAAGAAATATTTTAAGCATACTTCCTGTTATTGTTCTCATTGCAGGCTGTAGCTCACAGGGAGCGGAAGAGCAGCAGGAAAATAAAGAAGAGAAAAGTATAACTCAAACAGTACAGACGGTAGCTGTCAAAAAAAAGCAGCCTGTATATACCCTGAGTTTGCCAGGAGAGCTACACCCTTACGAAGAAGTAGCGCTGTATGCAAAACTCAGAGGCTTTGTAAAAAAAATACATGTAGACCGGGGAAGTGAGGTCAAAAAGGGACAGCTACTGGCTGTATTGGATGCCCCCGAAATCACCCAGCAGTACATAGCCGCTAAGGCAAAACAGAGAGAGGTCAACGAACAGATCAACTATAGTTTACAAGCATATAGACGATTGCAGCAAGCCGCACAAAAAAAGGGAGCCGTAGCTAGCATAGAGCTGGAGGAAGCTAAAGCCAGACTGATGCGGGATAGTGCTGCCTACCTGGCATTACAGGCAGAGATGGAGGCCGCCCAGCAGTTGAAAGATTATGCCTACATCACTGCTCCCTTTGATGGGGTGATCACCGACAGGAAAGTGTCACCGGGTGCCTTGGTAGGAGAAAACAGTAAGCCCCTCTTTGCTTTATCCCAGCAAGATAAATTACGCCTTACGGTAGCCATTCCGGAAAAACACGCTCGTGCTCTAAACGACAGCAGCCAGGTAACATTTACAGTAAGCGGACAGCCAGGAAAAACATTCAGCACCTCTATGTCGCGCAGTAGCACCATCATCAATCCGGAGCATCGCGCTCTGATGGTAGAGTTTGATATTGATAACCAAAACCATCAGCTCAGTGGAGGAGAGTATGCCCAGGTACAGCTTGCGTTACGCCGACCGCAGCCTAGCCTTCAGTTGCCTGCCAGTAGCATCGTACAGTCTCAAAACAAAGTGTATGTGGCCAGGGTAGAAAACCAGACCATACAGCATATAGTTGTAGAAAGAGGCATATCCCAGGACTCCTTTGTAGAAGTGTTCGGCAATCTTGAGGAGAAAGATGAGGTAGTCCTGGAGGCCAGTGAAGAAATGAGAGAAGGAATGAAAGTACAAACAGATCAAGTAGAAATTAATAACGATTAA
- a CDS encoding OBAP family protein — protein MNNFFNYHHQYLNGFFILLIIIGVACTRNTPPNITPPGDEKTGKAKVLETGAELLQNEAPINQISMYLDGFHFANGDMNHQMEAHHYCTQLNDDVTQCMIYDGNTADALLIGVEYIISEKLFKTLPREERQLWHSHDYEVKSGQLIAPGIPQLAEHELMEKLVSTYGKTWHTWQTNTSDSLPTGTPNLMMGFTADGQIEQTLLKDRDERFNVSTTEKKENRADIPKPEVLAGANAWQEGIIKQLPSLTEGKDEE, from the coding sequence ATGAATAATTTTTTCAACTATCACCATCAATATTTAAATGGTTTTTTTATCCTGCTGATCATAATAGGTGTTGCCTGTACCCGAAATACTCCACCCAATATAACGCCTCCTGGTGATGAAAAAACTGGAAAAGCCAAAGTTTTGGAAACAGGTGCAGAGCTTCTTCAAAATGAAGCCCCCATTAATCAGATCAGTATGTATTTGGATGGTTTTCACTTTGCTAATGGTGATATGAATCATCAGATGGAAGCTCATCATTATTGCACACAATTGAACGATGATGTCACCCAGTGTATGATCTACGACGGAAACACAGCAGATGCGCTGCTTATCGGAGTTGAATATATCATTTCTGAGAAATTATTTAAAACATTACCCAGGGAGGAAAGACAATTATGGCACAGCCATGATTATGAGGTGAAATCAGGTCAACTCATAGCGCCTGGTATTCCTCAGTTGGCAGAACACGAACTCATGGAAAAGTTAGTATCTACTTATGGAAAAACCTGGCATACCTGGCAAACCAACACCAGTGATTCATTACCCACAGGTACACCTAATCTCATGATGGGCTTTACTGCCGATGGACAGATAGAGCAAACTCTGCTGAAAGACAGAGATGAAAGATTTAATGTTTCTACTACTGAAAAAAAAGAAAACAGAGCAGATATTCCTAAGCCTGAAGTATTAGCGGGAGCTAATGCCTGGCAGGAAGGAATAATAAAACAACTTCCTTCATTAACTGAAGGTAAGGATGAAGAGTAA